A window of Clostridium sp. Marseille-P299 contains these coding sequences:
- a CDS encoding metallophosphoesterase — MGIKIIKPEIRNNQRIIAVSDIHGNLVALKALLKKVNYTTKDVLVLLGDIVEKGDESLATLRFVMELAMSHTVYTICGNCDMICLEILKDNRNDELLKYIVSRRNTLVGEMCRELGIQITANLDMLAVKKILREAYAKEIDFIYNLPHVLELGDYVFAHAAVYPNRLEEMKPSQVMKADAFMEQGFHFDKYHVVGHWPAVLYCKNIADCNPRIDKENKIISIDGGNVLKRDGQLNALLIEDAYKEEFTYEYVDLLRKAKVLNTQEVGGTSCNIPWIDSSVQVLRKERDFTYCEHKSTGYKMWIPNDYLYMKKGEWHTEDITDYQIPVTFGDIVSVTEETSRGYLIKKNGICGWYYGLLEFLP, encoded by the coding sequence ATGGGGATTAAAATTATAAAACCAGAAATTCGAAATAATCAAAGAATCATTGCAGTCAGTGATATACATGGAAATTTAGTAGCACTAAAGGCTTTGCTTAAAAAAGTGAATTATACAACGAAAGATGTCTTAGTATTATTAGGTGATATCGTTGAAAAAGGAGACGAAAGTCTAGCAACACTTCGATTTGTAATGGAATTAGCAATGTCACATACCGTTTATACCATCTGTGGTAATTGTGATATGATATGCCTTGAAATATTAAAAGATAATCGCAATGATGAATTATTAAAATATATTGTTTCTAGAAGAAATACTCTAGTTGGAGAGATGTGCAGAGAGCTTGGTATTCAAATTACAGCTAATTTAGATATGCTTGCAGTGAAGAAAATTTTAAGAGAAGCTTATGCAAAAGAGATTGATTTTATATACAATTTACCTCATGTATTAGAATTAGGAGATTATGTTTTTGCGCATGCAGCAGTATATCCAAATCGTTTGGAAGAAATGAAACCTAGTCAGGTCATGAAGGCAGATGCTTTTATGGAGCAAGGTTTTCATTTTGATAAGTATCATGTTGTGGGACATTGGCCAGCTGTTTTATACTGTAAAAACATCGCAGATTGTAATCCAAGAATTGATAAGGAAAATAAGATTATCAGTATTGATGGTGGAAATGTTCTAAAAAGAGATGGACAATTAAATGCGCTTTTGATTGAAGATGCATATAAAGAAGAGTTTACTTACGAATATGTAGATTTACTTCGCAAGGCGAAAGTTTTAAATACGCAAGAAGTTGGTGGTACTTCGTGTAATATACCATGGATCGATAGTAGCGTTCAAGTCCTTAGAAAAGAGCGTGATTTCACTTATTGTGAACATAAGTCTACAGGATATAAAATGTGGATACCAAATGATTATCTTTATATGAAAAAAGGTGAATGGCATACGGAAGATATTACAGATTATCAAATTCCAGTTACCTTTGGAGATATTGTTTCAGTGACGGAAGAAACAAGTAGAGGATACTTAATTAAAAAGAATGGTATCTGTGGATGGTATTATGGACTATTAGAATTTTTACCATAA
- a CDS encoding bifunctional homocysteine S-methyltransferase/methylenetetrahydrofolate reductase — protein sequence MTIFDYLKTSRLITDGAMGTYYAARELSEPAIAEYANINSRDKIKTIHKEYINAGARLLRTNTFAANRTILNISKEEQKDMISAACDIAKEAVKESNQTVFIAGDIGPIPEFATTEEEDIVIEYKEMIDIFIKEGVDAILFETFPDLRYIKQLAGYIKEKSNNVFLMVEFCLNKNGYTRTGFSAAKLLEQVSEINQIDAVGFNCGIGSGHMLQVLKNLKLPKTQYFMVSPNAGYPEQYQNRMVFMDNANYFADNCKKIGEFGAAIIGACCGSTPKYIEETSKRIVDLEPVSIDVNSKREKESFNTYNKVYNNTETSDLININKNKNKFLELLNSGKKVVAVELDPPFDANDKKVIASAEYLKNHNVDMITMADSPMGRSRIDSILMSIKIMNVTGMPVMPHVCCRDKNMISMRSSILGAYANDIRNLLIVTGDPVPDGSRLKTTGVFDYNSIRLMEYVNEMNKEHFVEEPIIYGGAFDPGVRNIDKAIERMQKKIDAGASYFLTQPIYSDETIDKIRYIKSKVNTKILCGIMPFVSYTNANFIKNEFAGIQVPDEIVARYHKDMTKEEAEVVGAEIANEIIEKLEPYADGYYFMLPFNRVSLMDKIRIPSSNTIF from the coding sequence ATGACAATATTTGATTACTTGAAAACTTCTCGGTTAATTACAGACGGAGCAATGGGGACATATTATGCAGCTCGCGAACTTAGTGAGCCAGCAATTGCTGAATATGCAAACATTAACTCAAGAGACAAAATTAAAACAATACATAAAGAATACATAAATGCAGGAGCAAGACTTTTACGAACCAATACGTTTGCTGCAAATAGAACTATATTAAACATTTCTAAAGAAGAGCAAAAGGATATGATATCTGCAGCCTGTGATATTGCAAAAGAGGCGGTAAAAGAAAGTAATCAGACGGTTTTTATTGCGGGTGATATCGGTCCGATTCCTGAATTTGCAACTACTGAGGAAGAGGATATCGTAATTGAATATAAGGAAATGATTGATATTTTTATTAAGGAAGGGGTAGATGCTATTTTATTTGAAACCTTTCCTGATTTAAGATATATTAAGCAATTAGCAGGATATATTAAAGAGAAAAGCAATAACGTATTTTTGATGGTAGAATTCTGTTTAAATAAAAATGGATATACAAGGACTGGATTCTCTGCTGCAAAACTTTTAGAACAGGTATCTGAGATAAATCAAATCGATGCCGTTGGATTTAATTGTGGTATTGGATCTGGACATATGTTGCAGGTTTTGAAAAACTTAAAGCTACCAAAGACTCAGTATTTTATGGTTTCTCCAAATGCAGGTTATCCAGAGCAATACCAAAATCGTATGGTGTTTATGGACAATGCAAATTATTTTGCTGATAATTGTAAGAAAATTGGCGAGTTTGGAGCGGCTATTATTGGAGCTTGCTGTGGATCAACACCAAAATACATTGAAGAGACAAGTAAAAGAATTGTTGATTTAGAGCCAGTAAGCATAGATGTTAATAGTAAAAGAGAAAAAGAAAGTTTTAATACATATAATAAAGTATATAATAACACGGAAACTTCCGACTTAATAAATATAAATAAAAACAAAAATAAGTTCCTAGAACTCTTAAATTCTGGAAAAAAAGTTGTGGCTGTTGAATTGGATCCTCCATTTGATGCGAATGATAAGAAAGTCATTGCAAGTGCGGAGTATTTAAAGAATCATAATGTGGATATGATAACGATGGCAGATTCACCAATGGGTAGAAGCCGTATTGATTCTATTCTTATGAGTATTAAAATCATGAATGTAACTGGCATGCCAGTAATGCCTCATGTTTGTTGTCGAGATAAGAATATGATATCCATGCGTTCCTCTATCCTTGGAGCTTATGCAAATGACATACGAAATCTTTTAATTGTTACTGGTGATCCAGTACCAGATGGCAGTCGTTTAAAGACCACTGGTGTATTTGATTACAATTCAATAAGACTTATGGAATATGTAAACGAAATGAATAAGGAGCATTTTGTTGAGGAGCCAATCATTTATGGTGGAGCATTTGACCCGGGAGTTCGTAATATTGATAAAGCAATTGAACGTATGCAAAAAAAGATTGATGCAGGCGCTTCCTATTTTTTAACTCAACCAATTTATAGTGATGAAACCATCGATAAAATTCGCTACATCAAATCAAAAGTAAATACTAAAATATTGTGTGGAATTATGCCTTTTGTAAGTTATACCAATGCTAATTTTATTAAAAATGAATTTGCGGGAATTCAAGTACCTGATGAAATAGTGGCTCGATATCATAAGGATATGACAAAAGAAGAAGCAGAAGTTGTCGGGGCAGAAATTGCAAACGAGATTATAGAAAAATTAGAACCTTATGCAGATGGATATTATTTTATGTTACCATTTAACCGAGTAAGTTTAATGGATAAGATTAGAATACCATCTTCAAATACTATATTTTAG
- a CDS encoding iron-sulfur cluster assembly scaffold protein: MIYSHEVEKMCPVAQGVHHGAAPIPEEAKWVQSKQVSDISGLTHGVGWCAPQQGACKLTLNVKEGIIQEALVETIGCSGMTHSAAMAAEILPGLTVLEALNTDLVCDAINTAMRELFLQIAYGRTQSAFSEDGLPIGAGLEDLGKGLRSQVGTMYGTLKKGPRYLEMAEGYVTGIALDEEDQIIGYQFVSLGKMTDFIKKGDDPNTAYEKAKGQYGRVADAVKIIDPREQ, encoded by the coding sequence ATGATTTATTCACATGAAGTAGAAAAAATGTGTCCTGTAGCACAGGGTGTTCACCATGGTGCTGCGCCAATCCCAGAAGAAGCAAAATGGGTTCAAAGTAAACAAGTTTCCGATATTTCCGGTTTAACACACGGTGTAGGCTGGTGTGCTCCACAACAGGGTGCCTGTAAGTTAACTCTTAACGTAAAAGAAGGTATTATTCAAGAAGCTTTAGTTGAAACCATTGGATGTTCAGGTATGACTCACTCTGCAGCTATGGCAGCAGAAATCCTTCCAGGACTTACTGTTCTTGAAGCTTTAAATACAGACTTAGTTTGTGATGCCATCAACACAGCAATGAGAGAATTATTCTTACAGATCGCTTATGGTAGAACTCAGAGTGCTTTCTCTGAAGATGGTCTTCCAATTGGTGCAGGTCTTGAAGACTTAGGAAAAGGTTTAAGAAGCCAGGTTGGTACTATGTACGGTACTTTAAAGAAAGGTCCTCGTTACCTTGAAATGGCTGAAGGCTATGTAACTGGTATCGCTCTTGATGAAGAAGATCAAATCATTGGTTACCAATTCGTAAGTCTTGGAAAAATGACTGACTTCATCAAAAAAGGTGATGATCCAAACACTGCATATGAAAAAGCAAAAGGTCAATACGGCCGTGTTGCTGATGCTGTGAAGATTATCGACCCAAGAGAACAATAA
- a CDS encoding GGGtGRT protein, which translates to MALFESYERRIDKINAVLNSYGIASIEEAEKITKDAGLDVYNQVKGIQPICFENACWAYIVGAAIAIKKDCKKAADAAAAIGEGLQAFCIPGSVADQRKVGIGHGNLGKMLLEETTECFAFLAGHESFAAAEGAIGIALSANKVRKKPLRVILNGLGKDAAQIISRINGFTFVETQMDYYTGEVKELFRKSYSKGPRAEVNCYGANDVTEGVAIMHKEGVDVSITGNSTNPTRFQHPVAGTYKKECMEQGKKYFSVASGGGTGRTLHPDNMAAGPASYGMTDTMGRMHSDAQFAGSSSVPAHVEMMGLIGMGNNPMVGATVAVAVAIQMAAEEGKF; encoded by the coding sequence ATGGCTTTATTTGAATCATATGAAAGAAGAATTGATAAGATTAATGCTGTATTAAACAGCTATGGTATTGCTTCAATTGAAGAAGCTGAAAAGATTACAAAAGATGCCGGTCTTGATGTTTACAATCAGGTAAAAGGTATCCAACCAATCTGTTTTGAAAATGCTTGTTGGGCTTACATTGTAGGTGCTGCAATTGCTATAAAGAAAGATTGTAAAAAAGCTGCTGACGCTGCTGCTGCTATTGGCGAAGGTCTTCAAGCTTTCTGTATCCCAGGTTCTGTTGCAGACCAAAGAAAAGTTGGTATCGGACATGGTAACCTTGGTAAAATGTTATTAGAAGAAACTACTGAATGTTTCGCATTCTTAGCAGGACATGAGTCCTTTGCTGCTGCAGAAGGTGCAATCGGTATTGCGTTATCTGCAAACAAAGTTAGAAAAAAACCATTACGTGTAATCTTAAACGGTCTTGGAAAAGATGCTGCTCAGATTATCTCCCGTATCAACGGTTTTACATTCGTAGAAACTCAGATGGATTACTATACTGGTGAAGTAAAAGAACTTTTCAGAAAATCCTATTCTAAGGGACCTCGTGCAGAAGTTAACTGCTATGGTGCTAACGATGTTACTGAAGGTGTTGCAATCATGCATAAAGAAGGTGTTGACGTTTCCATCACTGGTAACTCCACTAACCCAACTAGATTCCAACATCCAGTTGCTGGTACTTACAAGAAAGAATGTATGGAACAAGGTAAGAAATACTTCTCCGTAGCTTCTGGTGGTGGTACTGGTAGAACTCTTCACCCAGATAACATGGCTGCTGGTCCTGCTTCTTATGGTATGACTGATACTATGGGTAGAATGCACAGCGATGCTCAGTTCGCTGGTTCTTCTTCCGTTCCTGCTCACGTTGAAATGATGGGTCTTATCGGAATGGGTAACAACCCAATGGTAGGTGCTACTGTTGCTGTTGCTGTTGCAATTCAGATGGCTGCTGAAGAAGGTAAGTTCTAA
- a CDS encoding GNAT family N-acetyltransferase, translated as MQHLGTLLIETERLILRRFEVSDAEAVYHNWTKDYEVTKYLTWPTHNSLEITKRVLEDWINNYSDSRFYQWAIVLKGHSDKPIGSISVVHIKEDLDIMEIGYCIGREYWNQGITSEAFQGVIKFLFEQVEVKRIEARHDPRNPNSGKVMLKCGLQYEGTLRNADRNNQGICDTAMYGILSEDYFSKRK; from the coding sequence ATGCAACATTTAGGAACATTATTAATAGAAACAGAGCGTCTTATTTTAAGAAGATTTGAAGTATCAGATGCAGAAGCAGTATATCATAATTGGACCAAGGATTATGAGGTAACAAAGTATTTAACATGGCCTACTCATAATTCTTTAGAAATAACAAAAAGAGTATTAGAGGATTGGATTAATAACTATTCAGATTCTAGATTTTATCAATGGGCGATTGTTCTAAAGGGCCATAGTGATAAGCCAATCGGTTCCATTAGTGTAGTACATATAAAGGAAGACTTAGATATAATGGAGATTGGTTATTGTATTGGACGAGAGTATTGGAATCAAGGAATTACTTCTGAAGCTTTTCAGGGAGTAATTAAATTCTTATTTGAACAGGTTGAAGTAAAACGCATTGAAGCACGTCATGATCCTAGAAATCCGAATTCGGGAAAAGTTATGCTTAAATGTGGATTACAATACGAAGGAACTTTAAGAAATGCAGATCGAAACAATCAGGGAATTTGTGATACAGCTATGTATGGGATATTATCAGAAGATTATTTTTCTAAGAGAAAATAA
- a CDS encoding GNAT family N-acetyltransferase, which translates to MSFDIKFSQADYNDVIEISEIIKEAIKLMPNASWFCADDAEFIKRHISKEGIVVKAVQGEKIAGYLMVRFPKEAKDNLGNYLDLNQMQLMKVAHMESTAVLPEFQGMHIQRSLIEWAESYLQNNYNYFMATVHPDNIYSLNNFLSLGYEIVVTTKKYGGLPRHVLCKKQQQK; encoded by the coding sequence ATGAGTTTTGATATTAAATTTAGCCAAGCAGACTATAACGATGTTATTGAAATAAGTGAAATTATAAAGGAAGCTATAAAGTTAATGCCAAATGCTAGTTGGTTTTGTGCGGATGATGCGGAGTTTATAAAAAGACATATTTCAAAGGAAGGAATTGTAGTTAAGGCTGTTCAAGGAGAAAAAATAGCAGGTTATTTGATGGTGCGTTTTCCTAAAGAAGCAAAAGATAATCTAGGTAATTACCTTGATTTAAATCAGATGCAACTTATGAAAGTTGCGCATATGGAATCAACCGCCGTATTGCCAGAATTTCAAGGTATGCATATCCAAAGATCTTTAATTGAATGGGCTGAGTCATATCTACAAAATAATTATAATTATTTTATGGCTACCGTACATCCAGATAATATTTATAGCTTAAATAATTTTCTTTCTCTTGGATATGAGATAGTTGTAACAACTAAGAAATATGGAGGATTGCCACGTCATGTACTCTGTAAAAAACAGCAGCAGAAATAA
- a CDS encoding GNAT family N-acetyltransferase codes for MAVKPEYQGKGIARKLMGQAFAYGIKHGAKKSFLMADECNENALHLYKNMGFVESPDEGQIDMVR; via the coding sequence ATAGCTGTTAAACCAGAGTATCAAGGAAAAGGAATTGCTAGAAAATTAATGGGACAGGCTTTTGCATATGGGATAAAGCATGGTGCGAAGAAATCCTTTTTAATGGCAGATGAATGTAATGAAAATGCATTACATTTATATAAAAATATGGGATTTGTGGAAAGTCCTGATGAAGGTCAGATTGATATGGTGAGGTAA
- a CDS encoding inorganic pyrophosphatase yields MMETNNEFWLMLDKLVQQSEIVIDRPKGTAHPKYPDLIYKVDYGYLKNTTSMDGAGIDVWLGKNKDQKVDAIICTVDLLKKDSEIKILIGCSEEEKELVYKTHNESEFMKGILIRR; encoded by the coding sequence ATGATGGAAACAAATAATGAATTTTGGTTGATGTTGGATAAACTGGTGCAGCAGTCTGAAATCGTAATTGATAGACCTAAGGGAACCGCACATCCGAAATATCCAGACTTGATCTATAAAGTAGACTATGGTTATTTAAAAAATACAACATCAATGGATGGTGCTGGAATCGATGTATGGTTAGGAAAAAATAAAGACCAAAAAGTAGATGCTATCATATGTACGGTAGATTTATTGAAAAAAGATTCTGAGATAAAAATATTAATTGGGTGCTCAGAAGAAGAAAAAGAACTAGTATATAAAACGCATAATGAATCAGAGTTTATGAAGGGAATCTTAATTCGAAGGTAA
- a CDS encoding GNAT family N-acetyltransferase, protein MRYIFLDEKLGIRKMEDNIMDYSHMVKWLSTPEVLEYYEGRNNAFDLDKVMKKFAPRAKGQEAFKACIIEYDQKAIGYLQYYPLDDEYGLNGTIDLKDYKLPYGIDLFIGELDMWNQGIGTTVVRALVKYLFHTIRADIVFIDPQTWNKRAIRCYEKSGFTRRIVIEGREMHEGGFKDSLIMSVSIDEWESECDQL, encoded by the coding sequence ATGAGATACATATTTCTAGATGAAAAACTTGGCATTCGTAAGATGGAAGATAATATTATGGATTATAGTCATATGGTAAAATGGCTTTCAACTCCGGAGGTACTTGAATATTATGAAGGCCGTAATAATGCATTTGACTTAGACAAGGTAATGAAGAAATTTGCACCTCGGGCAAAAGGACAAGAAGCTTTTAAAGCATGTATCATCGAATATGATCAAAAGGCAATTGGTTACTTGCAATATTATCCTCTAGATGATGAATATGGTTTAAATGGCACTATAGACTTAAAGGATTACAAACTACCATATGGCATTGATTTATTTATTGGTGAATTAGATATGTGGAATCAAGGCATAGGGACTACGGTAGTAAGAGCCTTAGTAAAATATCTATTTCATACAATTAGAGCAGACATTGTTTTTATAGATCCTCAAACTTGGAATAAAAGAGCAATTCGATGCTATGAGAAAAGCGGATTTACAAGAAGAATTGTAATTGAAGGTAGAGAAATGCATGAAGGTGGATTTAAGGATTCTTTAATCATGTCTGTCTCCATAGATGAATGGGAATCTGAATGTGATCAGTTATAG
- a CDS encoding VOC family protein has translation MLFSEVCLFTKDVVTLADFYKCILKTTSDCEDEVHQQIKTQGATLSIYNNGDVKDSKNENISIAFTVDDVDEEFERLKQLGVQIKEPPTTRPWGARNMLFYDPDGNLVVFRSFASEKNM, from the coding sequence ATGTTATTTTCAGAAGTATGCTTATTTACAAAAGATGTTGTAACACTTGCTGATTTTTATAAATGTATATTAAAAACAACTTCGGATTGTGAAGATGAAGTACATCAACAAATAAAGACCCAAGGAGCAACATTATCTATTTACAATAATGGAGATGTGAAAGATTCAAAGAATGAAAACATATCAATTGCGTTTACGGTAGATGATGTAGATGAAGAATTTGAACGATTAAAACAGCTTGGGGTGCAAATAAAAGAACCACCAACCACAAGGCCATGGGGAGCTAGGAATATGCTTTTCTATGATCCGGACGGTAATCTTGTTGTATTTCGAAGTTTTGCAAGTGAAAAGAATATGTAA
- a CDS encoding histidine phosphatase family protein: MKLFFTRHGETDWNRLKKIQGKQDTELNANGIMQAEQLGDNLLLEEYNFTEIYSSTQKRAKRTAEIVAEKLNMDSETLEGLEEMNLGLWEGLSWNEVEERFPKEFENWFINRRYMKTPEGESYQDLLDRVLFAIKTIIEKQEGNVLVVTHSAVIMALLCYLHNTPFEEMVGKYDIKNAELVEIDSKDLF, from the coding sequence ATGAAGCTATTTTTTACAAGACATGGAGAAACGGACTGGAATAGGTTAAAGAAAATTCAAGGAAAACAAGACACTGAATTAAATGCAAATGGAATTATGCAAGCAGAACAATTAGGTGACAACTTATTATTAGAAGAATATAATTTTACAGAAATTTATTCAAGTACGCAAAAGAGAGCAAAACGAACTGCAGAAATTGTAGCTGAAAAATTGAACATGGATTCTGAAACATTAGAAGGTCTAGAAGAGATGAACTTAGGTTTATGGGAAGGACTTTCATGGAATGAAGTTGAAGAAAGGTTTCCGAAAGAATTTGAGAACTGGTTTATAAATAGAAGGTATATGAAAACACCGGAAGGTGAATCTTATCAGGATTTATTAGATCGAGTTCTTTTTGCTATAAAAACCATTATAGAAAAGCAGGAAGGCAATGTATTGGTGGTAACTCATAGTGCTGTAATCATGGCACTACTATGCTACTTACATAACACTCCATTTGAAGAAATGGTGGGAAAATATGATATAAAAAATGCAGAACTAGTGGAAATTGATAGCAAGGACTTATTCTAA
- a CDS encoding pyridoxamine 5'-phosphate oxidase family protein codes for MKENVPSVRFVDTYYEDSNFYIVTYAKSQKVKEIEQNPNVSLCNKQYRFSGLAHNIGHPLEPQNTQIREKLIKVFEPWYFAHNNEKDVNMCYLRIEITNGFFYQNGVGYRVDFIKEEAIEFPFEFDIFSIE; via the coding sequence GTGAAGGAAAATGTACCATCCGTAAGATTTGTTGATACATATTATGAGGATTCTAATTTTTACATTGTTACGTATGCAAAATCACAGAAAGTGAAAGAAATTGAACAAAATCCTAACGTTTCGCTTTGTAATAAGCAGTATAGATTTAGCGGTCTAGCTCACAATATTGGACATCCATTGGAGCCACAAAATACACAAATCAGAGAAAAATTAATAAAAGTATTTGAACCATGGTACTTTGCACATAACAATGAAAAAGATGTGAATATGTGTTATTTAAGAATTGAAATAACGAATGGTTTTTTCTATCAAAATGGTGTCGGTTATAGAGTTGATTTTATCAAAGAAGAAGCCATTGAGTTTCCATTTGAATTTGATATATTTTCGATAGAATAA
- a CDS encoding GNAT family N-acetyltransferase: protein MIIRDIKIEDAEQFLSMMLALDNETKMMMLEPGERISDLKSIESMIKNRLDHSNFFMIAEHKNELIGFMTADRGQYNRIKHTAYIVIGIREKYRGLGIGTKFFEELNKWALKNSITRLELTVVTSNQPALHLYQKCGFTIEGTKKNSMIVDGTYVDEYYMAKLLE, encoded by the coding sequence ATGATAATACGTGACATCAAAATAGAAGATGCAGAGCAGTTCTTAAGTATGATGCTTGCACTTGATAATGAAACAAAAATGATGATGCTTGAACCTGGAGAACGAATATCCGATTTAAAATCGATTGAGTCAATGATTAAAAATAGATTGGATCATTCGAACTTTTTTATGATTGCTGAACATAAAAATGAACTTATTGGTTTTATGACAGCTGACCGTGGTCAATACAATCGTATCAAGCATACTGCATATATTGTAATAGGAATTAGAGAAAAATATCGTGGACTAGGAATTGGTACAAAATTCTTTGAAGAACTGAATAAATGGGCTCTTAAAAACAGCATAACACGCTTAGAATTAACAGTGGTAACCTCCAATCAGCCTGCGCTACACTTGTATCAGAAATGTGGATTTACAATAGAAGGTACCAAAAAAAATTCAATGATTGTTGATGGTACATATGTTGATGAGTATTATATGGCAAAGTTATTGGAATAA
- a CDS encoding YbaK/EbsC family protein yields MAIERVRKYLKQWDMDSKIKEFEVSSATVDLAAEALGCEPKRIAKTLSFKFDDSCILVVAAGDAKVDNAKYKAKFSKKATMLAADDVETMVGHGIGGVCPFGINDGVTVYLDESLKRFDTVFPACGSSNSAIELTIPELEKLSGYVEWVDVCKGWED; encoded by the coding sequence ATGGCAATAGAAAGAGTAAGAAAATACTTAAAGCAATGGGATATGGACAGTAAGATTAAAGAATTTGAGGTATCAAGTGCAACGGTTGATTTGGCAGCAGAGGCTTTGGGATGTGAGCCGAAGCGTATTGCTAAGACCTTATCTTTTAAGTTCGATGATAGTTGTATATTAGTTGTAGCTGCAGGAGATGCAAAAGTTGATAACGCAAAATATAAAGCTAAATTCTCTAAAAAAGCAACAATGTTAGCAGCAGATGATGTAGAAACAATGGTTGGACATGGGATTGGTGGAGTTTGTCCATTTGGAATAAATGATGGTGTAACTGTTTATTTGGATGAGTCGTTGAAACGATTTGATACCGTATTTCCAGCCTGCGGAAGTAGTAATAGCGCAATTGAACTAACAATCCCAGAACTTGAAAAATTATCTGGGTATGTGGAGTGGGTTGATGTATGTAAGGGATGGGAGGATTAA
- a CDS encoding acyltransferase — MNQLQINELLDLNQTIASDIFNGITYPWEALSKISAFILELGATLSLEEYDKIGEDVWIAKSAVVAPSAYIHGPAIIGKDAEIRHCAFIRGNAIVGEGAVVGNSTELKNVILFNKVQVPHYNYVGDSILGYKAHMGAGSITSNVKSDKTLVTIRQWDEKIETNLKKMGAILGDRVEVGCNSVLNPGTVIGRDSNIYPLSSVRGFVPANSIYKKPSEIAEKR; from the coding sequence ATGAATCAATTACAGATAAATGAATTATTAGATTTAAATCAAACAATTGCTTCTGATATTTTTAATGGGATTACATATCCATGGGAAGCACTATCAAAAATCAGTGCATTTATATTAGAATTAGGAGCAACTTTATCATTAGAAGAATACGATAAAATTGGAGAAGATGTATGGATTGCAAAGTCTGCTGTAGTAGCACCAAGTGCATACATTCATGGGCCAGCGATTATTGGTAAAGATGCAGAGATTCGACACTGTGCTTTTATCAGAGGAAATGCGATTGTTGGTGAAGGAGCTGTAGTAGGAAACTCCACGGAATTAAAAAACGTTATTTTATTTAATAAAGTTCAGGTTCCACATTATAATTATGTCGGAGACTCAATTCTTGGATATAAAGCTCATATGGGGGCAGGTTCCATTACTTCAAATGTAAAATCAGATAAGACATTAGTAACCATACGTCAATGGGATGAAAAAATAGAGACAAATCTTAAAAAGATGGGTGCTATTCTTGGTGACCGCGTAGAAGTTGGTTGTAATTCTGTACTAAACCCAGGAACAGTAATTGGACGTGATAGCAATATCTATCCATTATCCAGTGTTAGAGGGTTTGTACCAGCAAATAGTATTTACAAGAAACCAAGTGAAATAGCAGAAAAACGATAG